The following are from one region of the Georgenia sp. M64 genome:
- the tsf gene encoding translation elongation factor Ts, producing the protein MANYTAADIKALREKTGAGMLDVKKALDEANGDADKALEIIRVKGLKGVAKREGRTVAEGLVAAQIVAEGDGETGVMVEVNSETDFVAKNQSFIDFADSVLAAAVATGATDVESLLGAEVDGETVQAKVDNIAATIGEKIVVRRLVRVSGEKVSSYLHRTAKDLPPSVGVLVATDAAGAEVGRDVAMHVAAYSPSYLGRDEVPADLVENERRIAEETARNEGKPEAALPKITEGRLNGFFKENVLLDQAFAKDPKKTVGKVVEEAGGTVTGFARFRVGA; encoded by the coding sequence ATGGCGAACTACACCGCCGCTGACATCAAGGCCCTGCGCGAGAAGACCGGCGCGGGCATGCTCGACGTCAAGAAGGCCCTGGACGAGGCGAACGGCGACGCGGACAAGGCGCTGGAGATCATCCGCGTCAAGGGCCTCAAGGGCGTCGCCAAGCGCGAGGGGCGCACCGTCGCCGAGGGCCTGGTCGCGGCTCAGATCGTCGCCGAGGGCGACGGCGAGACCGGCGTCATGGTCGAGGTCAACTCCGAGACGGACTTCGTCGCGAAGAACCAGAGCTTCATCGACTTCGCCGACAGCGTGCTCGCCGCGGCGGTCGCCACCGGTGCCACCGACGTCGAGTCCCTCCTGGGCGCCGAGGTCGACGGCGAGACCGTGCAGGCCAAGGTCGACAACATCGCCGCCACCATCGGCGAGAAGATCGTCGTGCGCCGCCTCGTGCGGGTCAGCGGCGAGAAGGTCTCCAGCTACCTGCACCGCACCGCCAAGGACCTCCCGCCGTCGGTGGGAGTGCTCGTGGCCACGGACGCCGCCGGCGCCGAGGTCGGGCGCGACGTCGCGATGCACGTCGCGGCGTACTCGCCCAGCTACCTCGGCCGCGACGAGGTCCCCGCCGACCTGGTGGAGAACGAGCGCCGCATCGCCGAGGAGACCGCCCGCAACGAGGGCAAGCCCGAGGCCGCGCTGCCGAAGATCACCGAGGGCCGCCTCAACGGGTTCTTCAAGGAGAACGTCCTGCTCGACCAGGCGTTCGCCAAGGACCCCAAGAAGACGGTCGGCAAGGTCGTGGAGGAGGCCGGCGGCACCGTCACCGGCTTCGCCCGCTTCCGCGTCGGCGCCTGA
- the rpsB gene encoding 30S ribosomal protein S2 translates to MAVVTMRQLLESGVHFGHQTRRWNPKMKRFIFTERNGIYIIDLQQSLTDIDRAFEFVKETVAHGGNILFVGTKKQAQESIAEQAQRVGMPYVNERWLGGMLTNFGTVHKRLQRLKELEQVDFDDVAGSGFTKKELLMQRRERDKLARTLGGIRDMAKIPSAVWIVDTKKEHLAVAEARKLHIPVVAILDTNCDPDEVDYRIPGNDDAIRAVSLLTRVIADAAAEGLVARHGGGGAAPTAEEPLAEWERELLAAHEADQSATASVAAAEAPAADVAAAEQTAGVTHDAQEVAEAAEAADETPGVDVAGPDTTQVADNSVAAEDAKAAEAAESAETEQA, encoded by the coding sequence ATGGCCGTCGTCACCATGCGCCAGCTCCTCGAGAGCGGCGTGCACTTCGGGCACCAGACCCGGCGCTGGAACCCGAAGATGAAGCGCTTCATCTTCACCGAGCGCAACGGCATCTACATCATCGACCTGCAGCAGTCGCTGACGGACATCGACCGCGCGTTCGAGTTCGTCAAGGAGACCGTCGCCCACGGCGGCAACATCCTCTTCGTCGGCACCAAGAAGCAGGCGCAGGAGTCCATCGCCGAGCAGGCTCAGCGCGTGGGCATGCCCTACGTCAACGAGCGCTGGCTCGGCGGCATGCTCACCAACTTCGGCACCGTGCACAAGCGTCTCCAGCGCCTCAAGGAGCTCGAGCAGGTCGACTTCGACGACGTCGCCGGCAGCGGTTTCACCAAGAAGGAGCTGCTCATGCAGCGCCGTGAGCGGGACAAGCTCGCGCGCACCCTCGGTGGCATCCGCGACATGGCGAAGATCCCCTCGGCCGTGTGGATCGTCGACACGAAGAAGGAGCACCTCGCCGTCGCCGAGGCCCGCAAGCTCCACATCCCCGTCGTGGCGATCCTCGACACCAACTGCGACCCCGACGAGGTCGACTACCGCATCCCCGGCAACGACGACGCCATCCGCGCCGTCTCGCTGCTGACCCGCGTCATCGCGGACGCCGCGGCCGAGGGTCTCGTCGCCCGCCACGGGGGCGGCGGCGCCGCACCCACCGCCGAGGAGCCCCTGGCCGAGTGGGAGCGCGAGCTCCTCGCCGCCCACGAGGCCGACCAGTCCGCGACCGCCTCCGTGGCCGCCGCCGAGGCCCCCGCGGCCGACGTCGCCGCCGCCGAGCAGACCGCCGGCGTCACCCACGACGCCCAGGAGGTCGCCGAGGCCGCCGAGGCTGCCGACGAGACCCCCGGCGTCGACGTCGCGGGCCCCGACACCACCCAGGTGGCCGACAACTCCGTCGCCGCGGAGGACGCCAAGGCCGCCGAGGCCGCGGAGTCCGCCGAGACCGAGCAGGCCTGA
- the dprA gene encoding DNA-processing protein DprA: protein MPDLPFDAGDARLAAAAWSRLVEPGDTSAGILVSRLGPVAALDWLVGAARGRPAPVPGAERPWEAAVARWAPRLENLDVRRELEVLHRLGGTLVVPGEPGWPTALADLGEGAPFALWVRGDPTVVAAPRTAALVGARAATAYGQRAAADLAGGLTEAGTVVVSGGAYGIDAAAHRGALAAGGPTVAVLAGGVDRLYPAGNAALLEAVEADGAVVAEVPPGCAPSRSRFLARNRLIAALGAVTVVVEAAWRSGALSTAARAVELARPVGAVPGPITSMASVGCHRLLREGAVCVTDAAEVLELASPVGSTTAAEPAVQAGLLDGLDDVAARVLDALPARSAAPAENLARTAGLSAAEVRSALGLLELAGRVRRHGSAWRRT, encoded by the coding sequence ATGCCTGACCTGCCCTTCGACGCCGGCGACGCCCGCCTGGCCGCTGCCGCGTGGAGCCGCCTGGTGGAGCCGGGGGACACCTCCGCCGGGATCCTCGTCTCCCGGCTCGGACCGGTGGCAGCGCTGGACTGGCTCGTCGGAGCCGCCCGCGGCCGGCCGGCGCCCGTGCCGGGCGCCGAACGGCCCTGGGAGGCGGCCGTGGCGCGGTGGGCGCCGCGTCTGGAGAACCTGGACGTGCGCCGCGAGCTCGAGGTGCTCCACCGGCTCGGTGGGACGCTGGTCGTGCCGGGTGAGCCCGGCTGGCCCACCGCCCTCGCCGACCTGGGCGAGGGCGCCCCCTTCGCCCTGTGGGTGCGCGGGGACCCCACCGTCGTTGCCGCTCCGCGGACCGCCGCGCTCGTGGGCGCACGCGCGGCGACCGCATACGGTCAGCGCGCGGCCGCCGACCTGGCGGGTGGGCTGACCGAGGCCGGCACGGTCGTGGTCTCGGGCGGGGCGTACGGCATCGACGCCGCTGCCCACCGCGGGGCGCTGGCGGCCGGCGGCCCGACCGTCGCGGTCCTTGCCGGTGGCGTGGACCGGCTCTACCCGGCCGGGAACGCCGCCCTCCTGGAGGCGGTCGAGGCCGACGGGGCGGTCGTCGCCGAGGTGCCACCGGGCTGCGCACCGAGCCGGTCCAGGTTCCTCGCGCGGAACCGGCTCATCGCCGCGCTCGGTGCCGTGACCGTGGTGGTCGAGGCGGCCTGGCGCTCCGGGGCCCTGAGCACCGCGGCCCGGGCGGTCGAGCTCGCCCGACCTGTCGGCGCGGTCCCGGGCCCGATCACCTCGATGGCCTCGGTCGGCTGCCACCGGCTGCTGCGCGAGGGGGCGGTGTGCGTGACCGACGCCGCGGAGGTGCTCGAGCTCGCGAGCCCGGTCGGCAGCACCACGGCCGCCGAGCCCGCGGTCCAGGCGGGCCTCCTCGACGGCCTCGACGACGTCGCCGCCCGGGTCCTCGACGCTCTCCCCGCCCGGTCCGCGGCACCGGCGGAGAACCTGGCCCGGACCGCCGGGCTCAGCGCCGCCGAGGTCCGCTCCGCGCTCGGCCTCCTCGAGCTCGCCGGTCGGGTCCGCCGGCACGGCAGCGCGTGGCGCCGGACCTGA
- a CDS encoding tyrosine recombinase XerC — protein MSVEADEEVLDAFLRHLALQRGMSPHTVRAYAGDVLDLLTYLGAAGAPALASLDLTDLRGWLAAQQRRGMSRATLARRAAAARAFSRWAHRSGHLPADVGARLRSPRADRHLPTVLGVDDTARLLAVAQERAADDSPLHLRDWAALELLYACGVRISELVGTDVDDLDLAERTVRVLGKGGKERVVPFGVPAARATAAWLEHGRPALAGPSSAGALFLGARGARLDPRTVREVLHRLTAAAGVHDLAPHGLRHTAATHLLAGGSDLRTVQEVLGHASLATTQRYTHVTPERLRAAYGQAHPRA, from the coding sequence ATGAGCGTCGAGGCGGATGAGGAGGTGCTCGACGCGTTCCTGCGCCACCTCGCCCTCCAGCGCGGGATGTCTCCGCACACCGTGCGCGCCTACGCCGGGGACGTCCTCGACCTGCTCACCTACCTCGGTGCGGCCGGAGCCCCGGCGCTCGCCTCGCTCGACCTCACCGACCTGCGCGGGTGGCTCGCGGCCCAGCAGCGGCGCGGGATGTCACGCGCCACCCTTGCCCGCCGGGCAGCCGCCGCCCGCGCCTTCTCGCGCTGGGCGCACCGCAGCGGGCACCTGCCCGCGGACGTCGGCGCACGTCTGCGCAGCCCCCGCGCCGACCGCCACCTGCCCACGGTCCTCGGCGTCGACGACACCGCCCGGCTGCTGGCCGTGGCGCAGGAGCGGGCGGCCGACGACTCGCCCCTGCACCTGCGGGACTGGGCCGCCCTGGAGCTGCTGTACGCCTGCGGGGTGCGCATCAGCGAGCTCGTGGGTACCGACGTCGACGACCTCGACCTCGCCGAGCGGACCGTCCGGGTGCTCGGCAAGGGCGGGAAGGAACGGGTCGTGCCCTTCGGCGTCCCGGCAGCCCGTGCCACGGCGGCGTGGCTCGAGCACGGGCGACCGGCGCTCGCGGGCCCATCCTCCGCCGGTGCGCTGTTCCTGGGGGCGCGAGGTGCGCGGCTCGACCCACGCACGGTGCGCGAGGTCCTGCACCGGCTCACCGCCGCGGCGGGCGTGCACGACCTCGCGCCGCACGGTCTGCGCCACACCGCGGCCACGCACCTCCTGGCGGGTGGCTCTGACCTGCGCACGGTCCAGGAGGTCCTGGGGCACGCCTCCCTCGCCACCACCCAGCGGTACACCCACGTCACCCCCGAGCGGCTGCGTGCCGCCTACGGCCAGGCGCACCCGAGGGCCTGA
- the frr gene encoding ribosome recycling factor: MIDDALLEAEEKMDKAVEVAREEMSHIRTGRANAGMFNPVLVDYYGAPTPLQQLGSLTIPEARTVLITPYDRSSSSAIAKALRESDLGVNPTDDGNVIRVVLPALTEERRRDYVKLAKHKGEDARIAIRSVRRKAKETLDRIAKDGEAGQDEVDRAEKELEALTKKHVELVDHVLEAKERELLEV, translated from the coding sequence GTGATCGACGACGCCCTGCTCGAGGCCGAGGAGAAGATGGACAAGGCCGTGGAGGTGGCTCGCGAGGAGATGAGCCACATCCGCACCGGCCGCGCCAACGCCGGCATGTTCAACCCGGTCCTCGTGGACTACTACGGCGCGCCGACCCCGCTGCAGCAGCTCGGCTCGCTCACGATCCCCGAGGCCCGCACGGTCCTCATCACGCCGTACGACCGGTCCTCCTCCAGCGCGATCGCCAAGGCCCTGCGCGAGTCCGACCTCGGCGTGAACCCCACGGACGACGGCAACGTCATCCGCGTGGTGCTGCCCGCCCTGACGGAGGAGCGTCGCCGCGACTACGTCAAGCTCGCCAAGCACAAGGGCGAGGACGCGCGGATCGCCATCCGCTCCGTGCGGCGCAAGGCGAAGGAGACCCTCGACCGCATCGCCAAGGACGGCGAGGCCGGGCAGGACGAGGTCGACCGGGCCGAGAAGGAGCTCGAGGCGCTGACCAAGAAGCACGTCGAGCTCGTCGACCACGTGCTCGAGGCCAAGGAGCGCGAGCTGCTCGAGGTCTGA
- a CDS encoding M23 family metallopeptidase, with product MSPSGTHAAVVALLVAVSGAALSLVAVTGESAVTAAPAVTAPAVTAPAVTARVEPVAPVPAGDPAGAGSGASPAVRTLNAEGRSAGEVEYDWPTGGPADLVRDFTAPAQPWGSGHRGVDLAHGSGSAVRAAADGVVVFAGRVVDRPVVSVQHADGVRTTYEPVSPAVSAGDRVSRGEVLGLLESGHCPVWELTTCLHWGARTGPQSYVDPMDLLGLEVVVRLLPADLAGLR from the coding sequence ATGAGTCCTTCCGGCACGCACGCCGCGGTCGTCGCCCTCCTCGTGGCGGTCTCCGGCGCCGCCCTGTCCCTGGTGGCGGTGACCGGCGAGTCGGCGGTGACCGCCGCACCGGCCGTCACCGCACCGGCCGTCACCGCGCCGGCCGTGACCGCGCGCGTCGAGCCCGTCGCGCCGGTCCCGGCCGGGGACCCCGCCGGCGCCGGCAGCGGGGCCTCCCCCGCGGTGCGCACGCTGAACGCCGAGGGCCGGTCCGCCGGGGAGGTCGAGTACGACTGGCCGACCGGTGGGCCGGCCGACCTCGTGCGCGACTTCACCGCCCCGGCGCAGCCCTGGGGATCGGGCCACCGCGGCGTGGACCTGGCGCACGGCTCGGGCTCGGCGGTCCGCGCGGCCGCCGACGGCGTCGTGGTCTTCGCCGGCCGGGTCGTGGACCGTCCGGTGGTCTCGGTGCAGCACGCCGACGGCGTGCGCACGACCTACGAGCCGGTCTCCCCCGCCGTCTCGGCCGGCGACCGGGTGAGCCGCGGCGAGGTCCTCGGGCTGCTGGAGTCCGGTCACTGCCCGGTGTGGGAGCTGACCACCTGCCTGCACTGGGGCGCGCGCACGGGTCCGCAGTCCTACGTCGACCCCATGGACCTGCTGGGCCTCGAGGTGGTGGTGCGGCTGCTCCCGGCGGACCTGGCCGGGCTGCGGTGA
- the rlmN gene encoding 23S rRNA (adenine(2503)-C(2))-methyltransferase RlmN produces the protein MTQQPQIRPSHEVSPGDRPVLTFAAKRRGKPPRHLADLSAEERRSVAAELGVPAFRLDQLARHYFAHLTRDPADMSDLPAADRDELTTTLVPELVTKVRDLAADKGMTVKSLWNLFDGAMVESVLMRYSERTTLCVSSQAGCGMACPFCATGQQGLTRNLSTAEIVEQVRLAARSCRDGELPGGPTRLSNVVFMGMGEPMANYKAVIGAVRRMVDPAPAGLGLSARNVTVSTVGLVPAIDKLAKEGVPVTLAVSLHAPDDGLRDELIPINSRWKVGELLDAARRYFDATGRRVSIEYALIKDMNDHAWRAQLLADELNARGRGWVHVNPIPLNPTPGSIWTASERAVEQEFVDTLRRAGIPTTVRDTRGSDIDGACGQLAAEVLVQTKGQG, from the coding sequence ATGACGCAGCAGCCCCAGATCCGCCCCTCCCACGAGGTCAGTCCCGGTGACCGCCCGGTCCTGACCTTTGCCGCCAAACGTCGGGGCAAGCCCCCGCGGCACCTCGCGGACCTCTCCGCCGAGGAGCGCCGGTCGGTCGCGGCCGAGCTCGGTGTCCCCGCCTTCCGGCTGGACCAGCTCGCCCGGCACTACTTCGCCCACCTCACCCGCGACCCGGCGGACATGTCCGACCTGCCCGCCGCGGATCGCGACGAGCTCACCACCACCCTCGTGCCGGAGCTGGTGACCAAGGTCCGTGACCTCGCCGCCGACAAGGGCATGACGGTGAAGTCCCTGTGGAACCTCTTCGACGGCGCGATGGTCGAGTCGGTTCTCATGCGCTACTCCGAGCGCACCACCTTGTGTGTCTCCTCCCAGGCCGGCTGCGGGATGGCCTGCCCGTTCTGCGCCACCGGGCAGCAGGGCCTGACCCGCAACCTCTCCACCGCCGAGATCGTCGAGCAGGTCCGCCTGGCGGCCCGGTCGTGCCGGGACGGCGAGCTGCCGGGCGGTCCCACCCGCCTGAGCAACGTCGTCTTCATGGGCATGGGTGAGCCGATGGCCAACTACAAGGCCGTCATCGGTGCCGTGCGCCGCATGGTCGACCCTGCCCCGGCGGGCCTGGGCCTGTCCGCCCGCAACGTCACCGTCTCCACCGTCGGGCTGGTCCCGGCCATCGACAAGCTCGCCAAGGAGGGCGTCCCGGTCACCCTGGCGGTGTCCCTGCACGCCCCCGACGACGGGCTGCGCGACGAGCTCATCCCGATCAACTCCCGCTGGAAGGTGGGCGAGCTCCTCGACGCCGCCCGGCGCTACTTCGATGCGACGGGCCGGCGGGTGAGCATCGAGTACGCCCTCATCAAGGACATGAACGACCACGCCTGGCGAGCCCAGCTCCTCGCCGACGAGCTCAACGCCCGCGGGCGCGGCTGGGTGCACGTCAACCCCATCCCGCTCAACCCCACCCCGGGGTCGATCTGGACGGCGAGCGAGCGCGCGGTCGAGCAGGAGTTCGTCGACACGCTCCGACGTGCCGGGATACCGACGACGGTGCGGGACACTCGGGGCAGCGACATCGACGGCGCCTGCGGCCAGCTGGCCGCCGAGGTGCTCGTCCAGACGAAGGGGCAGGGATGA
- the dxr gene encoding 1-deoxy-D-xylulose-5-phosphate reductoisomerase, producing the protein MTPTDVVLLGSTGSIGTQALEVVAAAAPGTFRVTALSAGGGNLELLAEQAVLHDVPVVALAHGGDGAVTRLRELLADERARTGRDDLAEPEILTGPDAATTVAGSLRVTPDALDVREPPAAPRAVVLNGITGSVGLAPTLAALRSGATLALANKESLVVGGSLVRAAQTRPGQVVPVDSEHSAIAQALRSGRHERGMTSPVTTGRSEVRRLVLTASGGPFRGRTRDELATVTPAQALAHPTWAMGPVVTVNSSTMVNKGLELIEAHLLFDVPAEDVVVVVHPQSVVHSMVEFHDGSTLAQASPPDMRLPIALGLTWPERAAGVAAPCRWDEPTSWTFEPLDEGTFPAVALARAAAAASATHPAVLNAANEQCVAAFLDRRLDYLGIVEVVAEVLEEHEGPAASADLTLDDVLGAEERARARAEELIAARA; encoded by the coding sequence TTGACGCCCACCGACGTCGTCCTGCTCGGCTCCACCGGCTCCATCGGCACCCAGGCCCTCGAGGTCGTCGCCGCGGCAGCCCCGGGGACGTTCCGCGTGACCGCGCTCAGCGCCGGCGGCGGGAACCTCGAGCTGCTCGCCGAGCAGGCGGTGCTCCACGACGTCCCGGTCGTGGCGCTCGCCCACGGTGGTGACGGCGCCGTCACCCGGCTGCGCGAGCTCCTCGCGGACGAGCGGGCCCGCACCGGACGGGACGACCTCGCCGAGCCCGAGATCCTCACCGGGCCCGACGCCGCCACCACGGTCGCCGGCTCGTTGCGCGTCACGCCGGACGCGCTGGACGTCCGGGAGCCTCCGGCGGCGCCGCGCGCCGTCGTCCTCAACGGCATCACCGGCTCGGTGGGCCTCGCGCCCACCCTGGCCGCCCTGCGGTCGGGGGCCACGCTGGCGCTGGCCAACAAGGAGTCCCTCGTCGTCGGCGGGTCCCTCGTGCGTGCGGCCCAGACCCGGCCGGGCCAGGTCGTGCCGGTGGACTCCGAGCACTCGGCGATCGCGCAGGCGCTGCGCTCGGGCCGCCACGAGAGGGGGATGACCAGCCCCGTCACCACCGGGCGCTCCGAGGTCCGCCGGCTCGTCCTGACCGCCTCGGGCGGCCCCTTCCGCGGGCGCACCCGCGACGAGCTCGCCACCGTGACGCCCGCCCAGGCCCTCGCGCACCCCACGTGGGCCATGGGTCCGGTCGTGACGGTGAACTCCTCCACCATGGTCAACAAAGGTCTCGAGCTCATCGAGGCGCACCTGCTCTTCGACGTCCCGGCCGAGGACGTCGTCGTCGTCGTCCACCCGCAGTCTGTGGTCCACTCGATGGTCGAGTTCCACGACGGGTCCACCCTCGCCCAGGCCTCGCCGCCGGACATGCGCCTGCCCATCGCGCTGGGCCTGACGTGGCCGGAGCGGGCAGCCGGGGTCGCCGCGCCGTGCCGGTGGGACGAGCCCACCTCCTGGACGTTCGAGCCGCTGGACGAGGGCACCTTCCCGGCCGTCGCGCTGGCCCGGGCGGCGGCGGCCGCGTCCGCGACCCACCCCGCCGTGCTGAACGCCGCGAACGAGCAGTGCGTCGCGGCCTTCCTCGACCGTCGCCTCGACTACCTCGGCATCGTCGAGGTCGTCGCCGAGGTGCTCGAGGAGCACGAGGGCCCGGCCGCCTCGGCGGACCTCACCCTCGACGACGTCCTCGGCGCCGAGGAGCGGGCCAGGGCCCGCGCCGAGGAGCTCATCGCCGCCCGCGCCTGA
- a CDS encoding DivIVA domain-containing protein, with protein MTAMFPPAGRMRTGYDRAEVEEFFTRARAAYESGEPGGPDAAATASLSSTGFDEKDVRAAAFTLVRDGYSTAAVDAALDRLESAFVQRRRTAFIAAQGESAWMDHIADRATTLYPRLLRPAGERFRSPESGHGYDRDAVDALLERLVAYFDDGGELTSAELRTATFPRARAPRAYHEGTVDAYLDRAVEVLVAVE; from the coding sequence ATGACGGCGATGTTCCCGCCGGCGGGGCGGATGCGCACCGGCTACGACCGGGCGGAGGTGGAGGAGTTCTTCACCCGGGCCCGGGCGGCGTACGAGAGCGGCGAGCCGGGCGGTCCGGACGCCGCCGCCACCGCGTCGCTGAGCTCGACCGGGTTCGACGAGAAGGACGTGCGCGCCGCCGCGTTCACACTGGTGCGCGACGGGTACTCCACCGCTGCCGTCGACGCCGCGCTCGACCGGCTCGAGAGCGCCTTCGTCCAGCGCCGGCGCACCGCGTTCATCGCCGCGCAGGGCGAGAGCGCCTGGATGGACCACATCGCCGACCGCGCGACCACGCTCTACCCGCGCCTGCTGCGCCCCGCCGGGGAGCGGTTCCGCAGCCCGGAGAGCGGGCACGGCTACGACCGGGACGCCGTCGACGCCCTCCTCGAGCGGCTCGTCGCGTACTTCGACGACGGCGGCGAGCTGACATCCGCGGAGCTGCGCACGGCAACCTTCCCGCGGGCACGCGCGCCGAGGGCCTACCACGAGGGCACCGTCGACGCCTACCTCGACCGCGCGGTCGAGGTGCTCGTCGCGGTGGAGTGA
- a CDS encoding phosphatidate cytidylyltransferase: protein MAPAPAADPRDSQDSLASALRRLREARERARSALVTPAPPRPKDPVPPTGRAGRNLPAAIAVGVSLLVLVGVSLLTRPEMFVALAVVASVGAMWELARAVAQRGIRVPLLPLVVGAVGVLVSAWVAGGEAMLMAFTLTAGGVFVWRVIDGGGRDAVRDAAAGIFTAAYVPYLAGFAVLLLRLEDGPLLVLTFLLVTIANDTGGYVAGVLFGKHPMAPSISPKKSWEGLAGSVVLAVAVGVVMLGPVLDGPWWAGAVLGVAAVGAATTGDLAESLLKRDLGLKDMGSLLPGHGGIMDRLDSLLVGAPVSYLILAAATGQAAF from the coding sequence ATGGCCCCCGCACCCGCGGCCGACCCCCGCGACAGCCAGGACAGCCTCGCCTCCGCCCTGCGCCGGCTCCGCGAGGCGCGGGAGCGAGCCCGCTCGGCCCTGGTCACCCCGGCCCCGCCGCGCCCGAAGGACCCCGTCCCGCCCACCGGGCGGGCGGGGCGGAACCTGCCCGCCGCGATCGCGGTCGGCGTCTCGCTCCTGGTGCTCGTGGGCGTCAGCCTGCTCACCCGCCCGGAGATGTTCGTCGCCCTGGCGGTCGTGGCGTCCGTGGGCGCGATGTGGGAGCTCGCGCGCGCGGTCGCCCAGCGCGGGATCCGCGTGCCGCTCCTGCCGCTGGTGGTCGGGGCGGTCGGGGTGCTCGTCTCGGCGTGGGTGGCCGGCGGCGAGGCCATGCTCATGGCCTTCACCCTCACCGCCGGCGGCGTGTTCGTCTGGCGCGTCATCGACGGCGGCGGGCGCGACGCGGTGCGCGACGCCGCCGCCGGCATCTTCACCGCCGCCTACGTGCCGTACCTGGCCGGGTTCGCCGTCCTCCTCCTGCGTCTGGAGGACGGTCCGCTGCTGGTCCTGACGTTCCTGCTGGTCACGATCGCCAACGACACCGGCGGCTACGTCGCCGGGGTGCTGTTCGGCAAGCACCCCATGGCGCCGTCGATCAGCCCGAAGAAGTCCTGGGAGGGCCTGGCCGGCTCGGTCGTGCTCGCCGTCGCCGTCGGCGTCGTCATGCTCGGCCCCGTCCTCGACGGCCCCTGGTGGGCCGGGGCCGTGCTGGGCGTGGCCGCGGTCGGCGCCGCGACGACCGGCGACCTCGCCGAGTCCCTCCTCAAGCGCGACCTGGGCCTGAAGGACATGGGCTCCCTGCTGCCCGGCCACGGCGGGATCATGGACCGGCTCGACTCCCTGCTCGTGGGCGCCCCGGTGTCCTACCTCATCCTCGCCGCCGCCACCGGCCAGGCGGCATTCTGA
- the pyrH gene encoding UMP kinase produces the protein MQPDTEPTGGRARRVLLKLSGEVFGGGRVGLDPDVVSAVAREIAAAVAEGVQVAVVVGGGNFFRGAELSQRGLDRSRADYMGMLGTVMNALALQDFLEKAGVRTRVQTAITMGQVAEPYIPLRAIRHLEKGRVVVFGAGAGMPFFSTDTVAAQRALETHCDEVLVGKNGVDGVYTADPRVDPAAVRLDHLTYADAIQQGLRVVDAAAFSLCMDNDLTMRVFGMGEPGNVTRALRGERIGTLVTTREADNQGVTP, from the coding sequence GTGCAGCCCGACACCGAGCCCACCGGCGGGCGCGCCCGCCGTGTCCTGCTCAAGCTCTCCGGGGAGGTCTTCGGCGGCGGCAGGGTCGGCCTCGACCCCGACGTCGTCTCGGCCGTGGCGCGGGAGATCGCCGCGGCTGTCGCCGAGGGCGTCCAGGTGGCCGTGGTGGTCGGCGGCGGCAACTTCTTCCGGGGCGCGGAGCTCTCCCAGCGCGGCCTGGACCGCTCCCGCGCCGACTACATGGGCATGCTGGGCACCGTGATGAACGCCCTCGCCCTGCAGGACTTCCTCGAGAAGGCCGGCGTGCGCACCCGCGTCCAGACCGCCATCACCATGGGCCAGGTCGCCGAGCCGTACATCCCGCTGCGGGCGATCCGACACCTCGAGAAGGGCCGCGTCGTCGTCTTCGGCGCCGGCGCCGGCATGCCCTTCTTCTCCACCGACACCGTCGCCGCCCAGCGAGCGCTGGAGACGCACTGCGACGAGGTGCTCGTGGGCAAGAACGGTGTGGACGGGGTGTACACCGCCGACCCGCGCGTGGACCCCGCCGCCGTGCGGCTGGACCACCTCACCTACGCCGACGCGATCCAGCAGGGACTGCGGGTCGTCGACGCCGCCGCCTTCAGCCTGTGCATGGACAACGACCTCACGATGCGGGTCTTCGGTATGGGCGAGCCGGGTAACGTCACCCGCGCCCTGCGGGGTGAGAGGATCGGAACGCTCGTGACCACCCGTGAAGCTGACAACCAAGGAGTGACGCCGTGA